In one window of Arachis ipaensis cultivar K30076 chromosome B06, Araip1.1, whole genome shotgun sequence DNA:
- the LOC107646776 gene encoding uric acid degradation bifunctional protein TTL-like isoform X2: protein MRKLEEMDLFLCASSILFCNAMIEASPFSSLEHAISFARNLWFNTLPIQSWLDTFSAHRHLSDAITFARGDIRMELLQYLPEYRKKFGFGFMTSTNLHLSQQILEEVQARYQNSLQVELETASREEFTLIERRLTKLWERLSREKTLEVSEETGEVVQDSMLEDDVAPDSSDEVVSKGHQPSIVTFDLNKTPEENDIC from the exons ATGA GGAAATTGGAAGAGATGGACCTCTTTCTTTGTGCCTCTAGCATCTTGTTTTGCAATGCAATGATCGAGGCCTCCCCGTTCTCTTCACTAGAGCACGCAATTTCATTCGCAAGAAACTTGTGGTTCAACACGTTGCCCATTCAGTCATGGCTGGACACATTCTCAGCACACAGGCACTTATCAGATGCTATTACTTTTGCGCGTGGGGATATTAGGATG GAATTGCTTCAATACCTACCAGAGTACCGCAAGAAATTCGGCTTCGGGTTCATGACTAGCACGAACCTGCACCTTTCGCAACAAATACTGGAGGAGGTGCAG GCACGATATCAGAATAGTCTGCAAGTTGAACTTGAAACGGCGTCTCGGGAGGAATTCACTCTTATAGAAAGACGTCTTACGAAACTATGGGAAC GTTTGTCTCGGGAAAAGACTTTAGAAGTTTCGGAAGAGACTGGTGAGGTGGTTCAAGATTCAATGCTCGAAGATGACGTTGCGCCAGATAGTTCTGATGAGGTTGTCTCTAAAGGACACCAACCTTCCATCGTAACCTTTGACCTCAATAAAACTCCAGAGGAGAATGATATTTGCTGA
- the LOC107646775 gene encoding uncharacterized protein LOC107646775 — MLSNKLQWLACGPNVQVSRYTSYNVNGFKFRTLSREEGLKTQNSGVYVTSDTRSYASKRDSNVAVGSISYYGKLLDIIELNYSGQFTVVLFRYIWANTTSGRGMKKDSLGHTLINFSHPIHTGDREDDEPYILASEARLVYYVEDDADKEWSVVIHVNPRDMFEMGEDIGQCNFEFSPQPILTGLAEFDVEGLSLRRDDDLEEPTTDAIDNCDEAAYI, encoded by the coding sequence ATGCTTTCAAACAAATTGCAGTGGCTTGCATGTGGGCCCAATGTTCAAGTTAGCCGATATACATCCTACAACGTAAATGGATTTAAGTTCAGAACCCTATCGAGAGAGGAAGGGTTGAAAACTCAAAATAGTGGGGTGTATGTCACTTCTGACACTAGGAGTTACGCAAGCAAGCGCGATAGTAATGTTGCCGTTGGTAGCATCTCGTATTATGGAAAACTATTGGACATCATTGAGTTAAATTACAGTGGTCAATTCACAGTCGTCTTGTTTAGATATATCTGGGCAAACACCACATCTGGCAGAGGTATGAAAAAGGACTCTTTGGGACACACATTGATTAACTTCTCTCATCCAATTCATACCGGTGATCGAGAAGATGATGAACCGTATATTCTTGCATCCGAGGCTCGCCTAGTGTACTATGTCGAGGATGACGCTGATAAAGAATGGAGTGTGGTAATCCATGTAAACCCAAGGGACATGTTTGAAATGGGTGAAGATATAGGACAGTGTAACTTCGAATTTTCTCCCCAACCGATTCTGACTGGGTTGGCTGAGTTTGACGTCGAAGGTTTGTCATTGAGACGGGACGACGATTTGGAGGAACCAACCACTGATGCCATCGATAACTGCGACGAGGCTGCCTATATATAG
- the LOC107648613 gene encoding 30S ribosomal protein S13, chloroplastic-like, protein MISSRIKLRDGKHLAYLERGVSKDVAKYNIIIVHGFGSSKEMNFLAPQVRELSIEFARVGGVEIPNNKRIEFSLQYIHGIGRSRARKILCNISMDNKVTKDLSEEDLITLRDEVSKYVIEGDLRRFNALNIRRLKEIQCYRG, encoded by the exons ATGATTTCATCAAGGATTAAACTCAGAGATGGGAAGCACCTGGCTTATCTTGAGAGAGGGGTTTCTAAGGATGTGGCAAAGTACAATATCATCATTGTCCATGGTTTTGGAAGCTCCAAAGAGATGAACTTTCTCGCACCCCAA GTGAGAGAGTTAAGCATAGAATTCGCTCGAGTTGGCGGAGTGGAGATTCCGAACAACAAGAGAATTGAGTTCTCGCTGCAGTACATCCATGGAATCGGAAGGAGCAGAGCTCGCAAGATTCTCTGCAATATAAGCATGGACAACAAGGTCACTAAGGATCTCAGCGAAGAGGATCTCATCACTCTTAGAGATGAAGTCTCCAAATACGTCATTGAAGGCGATTTG AGGAGGTTTAATGCGCTGAATATAAGGAGATTGAAGGAGATTCAATGTTACAGAGGATAG